In Trichoplusia ni isolate ovarian cell line Hi5 chromosome 2, tn1, whole genome shotgun sequence, the DNA window GACCTGTGCACTTTTTGCTTAAGTCGAGCCAGTTAGTTGACCTATCTGCAAATTGTATTAAAGTACCTACTCCAGGAATTATGCGAATGTGCTGAAAGTGAACtaagagttttttttgttattattattaaaccgAAAATGAGAAGTAGGTTGCTAGTAGATCTTATAGTACTTCTCTTAACGCGTTGTCAGTTAGTACAAGTCAATGTAGTAATATGGATACGGAGCTTAAACTAACattcaattgatatttaaaacactattgtttgaaaattaattaaatgacacAAAACGAAAAACggtttaaaattgttataacttCTTTTATAAGCTTACACACAGCTAATGACTCCTACACAGGCTGAAGTTTCCGATCTAAAAATTACTTTCCATATTTTTACCTGGCTGTAGAGCCAAGGTATTTCAATAAAGCCGAGATGATTTTAGTCATTTATCTCATTGCGGCGAAAGCTAAAGGAGATATATGTTACTAAACCCGATTACCCCCTTGGAGTTTCCCTTGTGTTCAAAGTGAATGTATTGGAGTGGAATGTTCCACGTCAGAGGTAAAAGCAAGTATTCATGTTTAATTTCATCTCGTATGAGGGCTCGTAAAAAATCTCCTGGACCCGAATTCTTGACAAAGAATTGTTTTATAGGCATTTACATTGATCTTTTTATGAGGAATATTAGAAGCATTCCTTTGTGATAACAATCAAAATCCTTGATCATAAACCTATTGGAAATAAGGAAGAATAGTTAGAAACTTACATGTAGGTAATGACATGAAATTAAGGATTAAAATGGGTCTTTATCAATTATgcccaaaaaaaatgtcataaccgctattatttcttgttaaattGTCCTATAAGTAACTTGGATCATGCATAAAGCAAAAGCCTACTTAAGTAACCTACTATCAGAAAAAAACTGCAaccaataatttaaaactacaaatattgCATGGAATTACACTGTGgaataaatatatcaaacacCTTATCAAAACCAAATCGTGTTACTCTACGATCCCACAAGTTTATAGCAAAATAACAAGCAATTGTAATCCCGTAGGTAGGTGCGTGCCACACTGTAGGGAATTAGCAACTTAGATTGGTACGCCAACGCTAATAAGACCAACTCTTTTGTCCTGCAAGCTAACAATTTGTTCGTGCCTTCCAATACACCTGTTTGTTTAAGCGTTGCACGCTTCTTTGACGCCCTTCTGACGTCACGCTTCCCTAATGAATTTCAGTGCACATTATGTcatggtttattttaaaaagtttgttttttacattGCTGTATCGgatattgtatataaatatgtgtattttttctGGGAAACTACAAAATTAcccactatttttaattaaaaaattttCAAACACCAACCAGTGCAATCTTAACAAAATTGGTTCCACCAAATATCGATCAGAACAACTCTTTGTTCCGGCCAAACatagttttacaaaaactagttaactataaaatatttttttacttaattaggtatttatttaggtttaaacATGAGATTTGGGTAGGATCTGAACCAGTCAGGCTAtcaaggaaaaatataaatgcgACTGATAAAGATTACAACAcccacataataatattttatttaaataattaaataaaaaaaccaaactgataaacataataatatgaaataaagtacaaaatgcatctaattcaatggacttaaagttatagaagatacaaatcaatcaaagattttgaaagtcttggaagccaatttattcagagaactccaagaaatcgcggaatgacggaaatttgaaacatgggaatcgtaaatagtaagcatttcatatctaggagaaaagtggatgaagcaacaagcaattccaggaggagcaatgtgtatcaggctaacttattgcctatgcatatcagaattattagaaaattacatattaaaacagttgctggaatttagacctgcaactatgtacATAATGTAATATATCAATCTTTAAAACCCtggttcacataaatacttattagacctttgtttagtcctagctaccgcattaggttaagtaacctgtaatggtagattagtgttataattaaataaataaataaatattgtacctTTGGTACAGTTTGTAATTCAACTCCACATAATGTCTTAGAAAACAGGTATAAGGGCCAAACTGCTTTAgttgcttttaaaatgtattttaagtttaagtttaagtgtagtttaagtttaatttttttaagctttaagCCTGGAGGCTGAATAAATAggcgtatatattttttttttcggggaaGCTCTCCTGTTATTTTTCTGGGGAAGGCGAAGAGGTATGTCGTATAACCCTACCTGCTTAAAAAAACCGAAGTGCATCACTCTTTCTAGTTCACTCAACACCTCGTGAGCAAGCAGAGCACAGCAAGATGATTGAAGATGATTTCTTTTTGGGAAATTCGAAACAAGTAATTTTTGCAACACCTGTGTCCTAAGAGtgaaaactattttagtttccaataaaattgaattagaattttaatcTTCACGTTTTGCACTCTTGTTTATTAAGCCTGGCAGCCCGAACATAACctaaaattttcatgaaattacaaaatgtcAAATCATTAGATCCTTATGTCAGTGAGAGATTTCAGATTTTGTTGCTATTGCTGTAACTCTGATTAAACTCTGTGAAGCTttataagtaaaacaaaacttgaTAACTTTCATTTTGGAAAAGACGTTTAAGATAGGAAAGATGCGTTTACACATGATTGCAGTGTTGACTCTACTTGGAGTTGTTAATTATGCGGTAAATTAAATGATAACTTTGTAAAAACCCTTTATGTGTggaaaatgaattataattaattacttttacatttaaaaaaaacactttgtgtaTTTACAGGCCGGTATTGATTATGACGGGTGGTTGAACATAAAGATTGAACACTCTCTAAATTGTGGACATGAAAGGTACTGTTCAAGAGGAAacatatcattaaaaagtattcgAGCGGGCAGCACTTCAGTTATAGAACAAATACCATTCACTAAGCAACACATTGAGGAATTAAAGGTATGTTATCATTATGGATTAGAATTTGTGGTAAACAAGATAATAAGACTTGTATCATTTTCAGAGTATAGCTGAAGTCAATGGATTCTACACAATGAGGACTGTAGTAACATCTGCAGACAACAGCAAGGGAACAGAATTCTTCTCCTCTGTTAAAGCAGATGCCTTCTTAGAGAATGGCTTGTCTGATGTCATTAATGCTTGGGTGCTACCAAACGGTGCTGTCATAGCAGTCAGCTTCCAAGTTACAAATTCTTCACAACCCCTACTCAAAGGTGCCAGTAGCCATAAGATCAACTCCAACTTCTTCCTGCGCTACGTGGAGCAGGCTCCTGTGTAAGTAGTTAtcagattttgattttaagatatgttcatcattggcctagccttttcccaactatgttggggtcggctaccagtctaccAGTCTATCCATCTTATTGTCCATCTGCACGTGCAAATATCAACACTACTATAACAAGAAGTAGATAACACCAAATTCAtagattgtaaataattaacaagaatTTAAATTCGAAAATCTGTATATGATAATAAACTCAACATTTTCCATTTCTTTTCCAGACCTGATACAGCTTCTTACATCCAGAAACTTGAACGAGAGAGAGAGGCAAGGGAGAAAGGAGATGTAAAGGATAACAGATCATTTTTAGCTAAATATGTAAGTTGAGGTACATACATTCAACAATCTTATAAAACTGCAactatataatttatgttttttttgtttcagtggATGTATATTGTACCAATTGCTATATTTGTAATGATATCAGGAGCAACAAACCCTGAACCAGCTGGAGCTCAAGGTGGACGCTAAATAGATGaaaatatactaatttaaatatttaatcaatgtgTCAGAGTAGtgataagttatttattaattaataaaagatttccctttatttacattgtttaaaCTCTTACTAAACACACAAAAGAACTGCCACTttggtgatattttattttaaatccaatatttgtaagtaattatGGCTTGTACTTGTAATTGTATTATGTAGCTTGTATGTGAAACTATGAAAGGATAGCCATCAATGAATGGATGCTAGCATGGTGTCTAtgtcaatgctcaaaccttccctgtGCGGTATGAGGCCTCTGCCCAGCACATATTATTACATGGGctggtattaaaataagttgtaatattgaaattgcACTTcacattacataaaaataagaataagcTTCTGATTACGAGAAAAAAGGTTGTACGCAAATTCTGGGGACCTGTGCAAAACCCCAACGGAAGCTGGCGGATACGAAAAAGCGCCCATCATCAGGGGGGAAATCAAATCTCAAGACTCCGATGGCTTGGCCCCCTCGAAAGGATGGGAGAAGATCGCGGTGATGAAATAGGTGTGTCGAGGACGACCAACAGATAGACGCGACGCTCTGTTGTCCATACCAGATATCGCTGGAAAGATACAGTCGAAGCGGACCTTCAAGCGCTTCATGCCGATGACTAGCGAGAAGCCAAAGATCGGGTCAAGGGGcgctctctcgtatcagagTGCAAGACACATTTTGCGTCGCTAAGCTAACAAAGTAGGTAAAATACACTAAAAAATGGCAAGGCAACAGAACCAGTGACAAAAAAATAGCGACATGTACCATCATGACTAAGATTTAGGTTCGATTTAACGAAATTGAGTAgtactttattaaaacttaaaatatttcgaggcattaaatccattttattataaaataggaTTCGTAACAGCAATTGGGCAAGCtgattttttgttatacttaaTTTGTAAGGTGTAGTCCACTCTCTCCAACCATATTATCATTTGTCGTTTTTAACCTATAGTTTAAACTTGAAGGTTCATTTAATTACAGAAGTAGGCAGGATACAATGAAAGGAAAACCAGAgtattacaaaaattatttatttaataccaaaGTATGTGTAACTTCAACAATGTAAGACTTATAAGTAGGTAAGATAGTTTTAAGCAAAACATTTCTATAACAAGCACTTGCACAAATATTGGATTTAAGCCCCAATTTTTTCGATTTCTTCTGCATCTTCTATATCAagtaattgtattttctttccAAAGTGAGACTCAATCTCTTTACAAATGTCCATCGTTTGTGGTGAGTCTATCAAGTTAATGGCAATACCAGCTTTACCAAAACGCCCAGTGCGCCCAATTCTGTGAAGATATGTCTCACAGTCTGCTTTCTTCTCCATGTCCATAGGCATATCAAAGTTCACCACAAGTGTCACCTGTTCAACATCTATTCCTCGGGATAACACATTAGTGGTTATAAGTACCTTTTCTAAGCCAGCTCTGAATCTGTCAAGTACTGCTATTCTTTGATCAACTGTTAGCTCACCAGAGAGAACAGCTACAGAATGTCCATCTTTAGACATTTTCTCTGACAACCAGGCAGCAGTTTTTCTTGTATGACAAAAGATAATTGCTTGACCAATTGTTATCACGCCATAGATGTTGCAGATAGCTCTGTATTTCTCATCTGCACTCTTACACTTAACATAGTACTGCTTAATGTTATCTAGAGACTCTTCTTCTCGTAACAGCCGTATTATAATAGGGTTGGGAATGATCATTTCAGCAAAATCCATAACAGCTGTGTCATATGTAGCAGAGAAGAACATCATTTGACAAGTAGAAGGCAGGCATTTGTGAATACGGATGCACTGATCTTGGTGTCCTTGCCTGTCAATCATTACATCAGCCTCATCTAGTACAAATACCTTAATTTTGCTCATGTCAAacataccaaatttcacaccCCAATCTAACATTTTTCCAGGAGTTCCAATAATGATGTGATCCTGGATCTTAGTTCCTCGTGGCACTTCCTCGCCTCTGACTGCATATTTTAGCTTGATATCAGGACAAAACTTGGCCATTTTAGCAGCAACTTCTCCAGTCTGAATAGCTAACTCATAAGTGGGACTCAAACATAGAACTTGTGGGTAGTTTTTACTAGAGTCCACTCTACTTAGCATGGCCAACACAAAGGCTGCTGTTTTACCAGTTCCTGACTGGGATTGAGCAATCATATTCTGAGGAGGATCTGCAAGAAGGGTTGGTAATGCAGTCTCTTGAATTTTGGAAGGGGCATTGAAACCCATGGCATAAACTCCTTTAAGTAGATTAGGCTTTAGATGTAAAGCTTCAAAAGTCTTGACTGAATACAACGGTGAATTAGGATCTTTTCTTTGGATTTCTATGTCCAATTTGGATTCAACTAAACCTTGCCTTATGATTTTCATTAAAAGGGAGGTGTCTGCTGGGTTTGCGGCATCGGGTGATTCATCAACATCTTCTGTCTGGCtcaaaggttttttatttagacCTAATCCAGCTATTTTATTA includes these proteins:
- the LOC113508312 gene encoding ER membrane protein complex subunit 10, with amino-acid sequence MRLHMIAVLTLLGVVNYAAGIDYDGWLNIKIEHSLNCGHERYCSRGNISLKSIRAGSTSVIEQIPFTKQHIEELKSIAEVNGFYTMRTVVTSADNSKGTEFFSSVKADAFLENGLSDVINAWVLPNGAVIAVSFQVTNSSQPLLKGASSHKINSNFFLRYVEQAPVPDTASYIQKLEREREAREKGDVKDNRSFLAKYWMYIVPIAIFVMISGATNPEPAGAQGGR
- the LOC113508311 gene encoding DEAD-box helicase Dbp80 — its product is MANQWGQKAEELEVSNKIAGLGLNKKPLSQTEDVDESPDAANPADTSLLMKIIRQGLVESKLDIEIQRKDPNSPLYSVKTFEALHLKPNLLKGVYAMGFNAPSKIQETALPTLLADPPQNMIAQSQSGTGKTAAFVLAMLSRVDSSKNYPQVLCLSPTYELAIQTGEVAAKMAKFCPDIKLKYAVRGEEVPRGTKIQDHIIIGTPGKMLDWGVKFGMFDMSKIKVFVLDEADVMIDRQGHQDQCIRIHKCLPSTCQMMFFSATYDTAVMDFAEMIIPNPIIIRLLREEESLDNIKQYYVKCKSADEKYRAICNIYGVITIGQAIIFCHTRKTAAWLSEKMSKDGHSVAVLSGELTVDQRIAVLDRFRAGLEKVLITTNVLSRGIDVEQVTLVVNFDMPMDMEKKADCETYLHRIGRTGRFGKAGIAINLIDSPQTMDICKEIESHFGKKIQLLDIEDAEEIEKIGA